One segment of Carya illinoinensis cultivar Pawnee chromosome 13, C.illinoinensisPawnee_v1, whole genome shotgun sequence DNA contains the following:
- the LOC122292160 gene encoding glucan endo-1,3-beta-glucosidase 14-like, with product MASCSLCRVLLLFLTLSDSFVQIFSAGIGINYGQIANNLPSPPRVAILLGSLNITRVKLYDTDPNVLLAFSNSNVDFIVGLGNDNLEDMSDLIKAQAWVEQHVQPHLPQTKITCILVGNEVFASNDTQLRSSLLPAMQSVYRVLVNLGLDKQVIVTTAHSLTILGNSYPPSAGTFREDLVQYLQPLINFHSQIKSPFLINAYPYFAYKDDPSQVPLEYVLFQPNQGMTDPSTNLHYDNMLYAQIDAVYSAIKAMGHTDIEVIVSETGWPSKGDADEAGATVENAELYHANLLQRIAQKEGTPAKPSTPIDIYVFALFNENLKPGPASERNYGLYYPDGTPVYNIGLQGNLAGTPLSAPLSASNKTAFSVFNFLMLFLISCFNLRICQREGRRGIS from the exons ATGGCAAGCTGCTCCCTCTGTCGAGTGCTCTTGTTGTTCCTCACTCTTTCAG ACTCATTTGTCCAAATTTTCAGCGCTGGAATTGGAATAAACTATGGACAGATCGCCAACAACCTCCCCTCGCCCCCTCGTGTTGCCATCCTCCTTGGATCCCTCAACATCACTAGAGTAAAACTTTATGATACAGACCCGAATGTTCTTCTTGCCTTCTCCAACTCGAATGTTGATTTCATTGTTGGGCTAGGAAATGATAATCTTGAAGATATGAGCGACCTCATCAAAGCTCAAGCTTGGGTTGAACAGCATGTTCAACCCCACCTTCCTCAAACGAAGATTACTTGTATCCTTGTTGGAAATGAGGTATTCGCCAGCAATGACACTCAATTAAGGTCTAGTCTCCTCCCGGCGATGCAATCCGTATATCGGGTTCTTGTTAATCTTGGATTAGATAAACAAGTTATTGTCACAACTGCACATTCTCTTACCATTTTAGGCAACTCCTACCCTCCGTCAGCAGGAACTTTTAGGGAAGATCTTGTTCAATATCTCCAACCCCTTATAAACTTTCATTCACAGATCAAATCTCCCTTCTTAATAAATGCGTATCCGTATTTTGCATACAAGGATGACCCATCTCAGGTGCCATTAGAGTATGTGCTGTTTCAACCTAACCAAGGGATGACTGATCCTAGCACGAATCTGCACTATGATAACATGTTGTATGCTCAAATTGATGCTGTCTATTCGGCAATTAAAGCAATGGGGCATACAGATATTGAGGTTATTGTTTCAGAGACCGGTTGGCCATCTAAAGGGGATGCCGATGAGGCAGGAGCTACAGTAGAGAATGCAGAGTTATATCATGCTAATTTGTTGCAGAGAATAGCCCAGAAGGAAGGTACTCCTGCAAAACCGTCAACTCCAATTGACATATACGTGTTTGCGCTTTTCAATGAGAATTTAAAGCCTGGTCCGGCATCAGAGAGGAATTATGGCCTTTACTACCCTGATGGTACCCCAGTTTACAACATCGGATTACAGGGCAATCTGGCAGGGACTCCTCTTTCAGCTCCTCTTTCAGCTTCCAACAAAACT GCTTTTTCTGTCTTCAACTTTCTTATGCTCTTTCTCATCTCATGCTTCAACTTGAGAATTTGTCAAAGGGAGGGAAGAAGAGGAATTTCTTGA
- the LOC122291083 gene encoding protein FAR1-RELATED SEQUENCE 5-like translates to MASNVHLTDDEYDEVFVDDGPDNYDGTEEPKEDDGVEEPIVGRTFSSEEEVRSYYMRYAKQKGFGVRRRNSRQSEDGRVRWFTLVCVRQGTAKSQASNILKPRQTERVGCKARIYVVLNEDGGYTLSSVILDHTHYVSPGKARHFRCFKKVDARVAKRLEINDEAGIRTSKTFQSVIVEAGGYENVPFGQKECQNYIEKARQLRLRVGGVEALTNYFQEMQKINAEFFYAIDVGPDMRLKNVFWADARSRAAYQSFGDVITFDTTYLTNAYKMPFASFVGVNHHGQSILFGCGLISNEDANTFEWLFESWLKCMNDQPPNAIITDQDKAMKVAIARVFPTTRHRFCLWHIMKKLPEKFGSHSRYDEIKDSLHKCVYDSLSENEFEERWGSLLETNDLRENAWLGLLYADRHYWVPAYVKNTFWAGMSTTQRSEGMNAFFDDYVHSRTTLKQFVDQYDSALRRKAENEAIADFNSFNTEIPCISHYPIEKQFQKIYTIAKFKEVQEEFRGFLYLTTSYFGGDGANFTYVVGDEIKVSDGFIKRVNYFVSVCEESSLDITCSCKLFEFRGILCRHALRILTQLDKSEVPPKYILDRWRKDIKRQYVNVRSSYEATSNPEKQRFNRIQNCFYQLCSNAAKIERSCVKLISQLEQLKSEYPDDDSYGACSTAGLVTPIDGTTSKVLSPLVVRSKGRPTTKRRTHPVEKALKKPSTRRRLSTTEQSSLHDQESQVWTHGPDFFCTLLSARPPPVQAQPVQMNDSDQDDLRQPRWWQP, encoded by the exons ATGGCTTCCAATGTACACTTGACGGATGATGAGTATGATGAAGTTTTTGTTGATGATGGGCCTGATAATTATGATGGTACCGAAGAACCTAAGGAAGATGATGGTGTCGAGGAACCAATAGTTGGAAGGACTTTTTCTAGTGAGGAAGAAGTCCGGTCTTATTATATGAGATATGCTAAACAGAAAGGGTTCGGGGTCCGTAGAAGGAATTCTAGACAGAGCGAAGATGGGCGGGTTAGATGGTTCACATTGGTATGTGTGCGGCAAGGCACAGCAAAGAGTCAGGCTTCCAATATACTCAAGCCAAGACAAACAGAGAGGGTAGGGTGTAAAGCAAGAATTTATGTAGTTTTGAATGAAGATGGCGGATATACCTTGTCTAGTGTAATATTGGATCACACACATTATGTCAGTCCAGGGAAAGCAAGACACTTTAGATGCTTCAAGAAGGTAGATGCTCGTGTGGCTAAGAGGCTGGAAATAAATGATGAAGCTGGAATACGTACGTCAAAAACTTTCCAGAGTGTAATTGTTGAAGCAGGGGGGTATGAGAATGTGCCATTTGGGCAAAAGGAATGTCAAAACTATATTGAGAAAGCACGACAACTTCGTCTCAGAGTTGGAGGCGTTGAAGCTCTAACTAACTACTTCCAGGAAATGCAGAAAATTAATGCTGAATTTTTTTATGCGATTGATGTCGGCCCTGACATGAGGTTAAAGAATGTGTTTTGGGCAGACGCCCGAAGTAGAGCTGCGTATCAATCATTCGGGGATGTAATCACTTTTGATACCACATACTTGACCAATGCTTATAAAATGCCATTTGCGTCATTTGTGGGCGTGAACCATCATGGTCAGTCAATCCTATTCGGGTGTGGATTGATTTCCAATGAGGATGCGAATACTTTTGAGTGGTTGTTTGAGTCATGGTTGAAGTGTATGAATGACCAACCACCAAATGCAATCATTACAGACCAAGATAAGGCAATGAAAGTTGCAATTGCCAGGGTGTTTCCAACAACTAGGCATCGCTTCTGTTTGTGGCATATCATGAAGAAGCTTCCAGAAAAATTTGGGTCACATTCTCGATATGACGAGATCAAAGACAGTCTACACAAATGTGTGTATGACTCATTAAGTGAGAATGAGTTTGAAGAACGATGGGGCTCTTTGCTTGAAACAAATGATCTTCGCGAGAATGCTTGGTTGGGATTGCTTTATGCTGATAGGCATTATTGGGTGCCGGCGTAcgtaaaaaatacattttgggcCGGAATGTCAACCACACAACGTAGTGAgggcatgaatgcattttttgatgaCTACGTTCACTCCCGGACCACATTGAAACAATTTGTGGATCAGTACGATTCAGCCCTTAGAAGGAAGGCAGAGAATGAAGCAATTGCTGACTTTAATTCATTTAACACTGAGATTCCTTGCATATCTCACTATCCTATCGAGAagcaatttcaaaaaatatatacaattgcCAAGTTCAAGGAAGTCCAAGAAGAATTTCGAGGGTTTTTGTATTTGACTACCTCGTATTTTGGTGGTGATGGGGCAAACTTTACGTACGTAGTCGGGGATGAGATTAAGGTGAGTGATGGATTCATTAAACGCGTAAACTATTTTGTTAGCGTATGTGAAGAATCTTCTCTTGATATTACATGCAGTTgcaaattatttgagtttagggGAATATTATGTCGACATGCTCTTCGAATCCTGACACAGTTAGACAAGAGTGAAGTTCCACCAAAATACATTTTGGATCGGTGGAGGAAGGATATAAAGAGACAATATGTCAATGTAAGAAGTAGTTATGAGGCGACGAGCAATCCTGAGAAACAAAGGTTCAATCGGATCCAGAATTGCTTCTATCAACTATGTTCAAATGCCGCAAAGATCGAGAGAAGCTGTGTGAAATTGATCAGCCAACTAGAACAATTGAAATCGGAGTACCCCGATGACGATTCATATGGTGCTTGTTCCACAGCTGGTCTTGTTACTCCCATTGATGGCACAACCAGCAAAGTTCTTAGTCCATTAGTTGTTCGGAGTAAAGGGAGACCCACAACTAAGAGAAGAACACACCCCGTTGAGAAGGCTCTCAAGAAACCGAGTACTAGAAGGAGATTGTCCACAACTGAG CAATCCTCGCTACATGATCAAGAAAGCCAAGTTTGGACACATGGGCCGGATTTTTTTTGTACTCTCTTGTCTGCTCGTCCACCTCCAGTGCAAGCGCAACCTGTGCAGATGAATGACTCGGATCAGGATGATTTACGACAGCCTAGATGGTGGCAGCCATGA
- the LOC122292482 gene encoding uncharacterized protein LOC122292482, with amino-acid sequence MLIIFLCMCYDNYFYCSLCIWTAMPESRGENCSSSGKSIVEYPICYCGIKACQRIAHTDENEGRRFFGCQNYMSGKSCGYFCWYDPEIPSYCQKTIKRLQHSIDKLKLEVEKIQASMDIQSLNHRLQIESEKRKRQMEKATYVTLISLSWFFFVGLLISSCGWFKGKC; translated from the exons atgttaataatttttctGTGTATGTGCTACGACAACTACTTTTATTGTTCTCTTTGTATATGGACAGCAATGCCTGAGTCACGTGGTGAAAATTGCTCAAGCTCAGGAAAGTCAATAGTTGAGTACCCAATTTGTTACTGTGGAATTAAAGCTTGTCAAAGAATTGCGCATACGGATGAAAATGAGGGGCGGCGATTTTTTGGATGCCAAAACTATATG TCTGGGAAGTCTTGTGGATACTTCTGCTGGTATGACCCTGAAATACCATCATATTGCCAAAAAACTATCAAACGATTACAACACtcaattgataaattaaaacttgaagttgaaaagaTCCAAGCATCAATGGATATCCAAAGCTTGAATCATCGACTACAAATAGAGTCCGAGAAGCGCAAGAGGCAAATGGAGAAGGCTACCTACGTGACACTAATTTCATTGTCGTGGTTTTTCTTTGTTGGGTTGCTTATATCTAGTTGTGGTTGGTTCAAAgggaaatgttaa